A stretch of the Bacillus licheniformis DSM 13 = ATCC 14580 genome encodes the following:
- a CDS encoding ABC transporter ATP-binding protein, with product MSQQPKHHGSIPKGMHKTKPKEFKKTLLRLARYLKPRTFQLVLVVFAAILATLFNVISPKLLGDATSSLFASFKEGTGVQFGFLGRITLILAGLYLLSALFTFLQHYLMAGVAQKTIYEMRQEVNEKLTRLPLKYYDKHSHGDTLSRAVNDIDNINTSLQQALTQMITSVITIVGIIVMMLLISPVLTLVVFITVPLSMLAVRFIASFSQKHFAAQQKELGDINGHVEEMFTGHQEVKAFGHEEKAIQQFDEVNERLYQSGWKAQFISGLMMPMMTFIGNLGYVFVSITGGIFVLNGTLLIGGVQAFIQYTQQFSQPLVQAAGIANTIQSAIASAERVFSLLDEEEETGETPASIDTGKLKGDVSFEHVAFGYDKNVPVIRDLSLHAKEGQTIAIVGPTGAGKTTIINLLMRFYELNKGSIKVGGTDISELSREQARSMFAMVLQDTWLFNGTIRENIAYGREGATEEDIIRAAKGAYADDFIRTLPDGYDTVLGEDAQNISQGQRQLLTIARAILADPKILILDEATSSVDTRTEMNIQKAMNKLMANRTSFVIAHRLSTIKDADMILVMKNGDIIEKGSHEELLRKNGFYADLYNSQFSREEAVS from the coding sequence ATGAGCCAACAACCAAAGCATCACGGCTCTATACCCAAAGGAATGCACAAGACAAAACCGAAAGAATTTAAAAAGACCCTTTTGAGATTGGCCCGCTATTTAAAACCGCGGACCTTCCAGCTGGTGCTCGTTGTCTTCGCTGCAATATTGGCGACATTATTTAATGTCATCAGTCCAAAACTTCTCGGGGACGCGACCTCTTCCCTTTTCGCAAGCTTTAAAGAAGGCACCGGTGTTCAATTCGGCTTTCTCGGCCGGATCACGCTGATCCTGGCAGGATTGTATCTGCTTTCTGCTTTGTTTACGTTCTTGCAGCATTACCTGATGGCCGGGGTAGCCCAGAAAACGATATACGAAATGCGCCAGGAAGTGAATGAAAAGCTGACGCGGCTCCCTTTAAAGTACTATGACAAGCATTCGCACGGCGACACGCTCAGCCGCGCCGTCAATGATATCGACAATATCAATACGTCATTGCAGCAGGCGCTGACGCAAATGATTACGTCTGTCATTACAATAGTCGGAATCATCGTCATGATGCTTTTGATCAGCCCTGTGCTGACGCTCGTCGTCTTCATCACGGTCCCGCTCAGCATGCTGGCCGTCCGATTCATTGCCTCATTTTCGCAGAAACACTTCGCCGCGCAGCAAAAAGAACTCGGCGACATCAACGGACACGTTGAAGAAATGTTTACGGGGCATCAGGAAGTAAAGGCATTCGGGCATGAAGAAAAAGCGATTCAGCAATTCGATGAAGTAAATGAGCGTCTTTACCAGTCAGGCTGGAAAGCGCAGTTTATTTCCGGTCTGATGATGCCGATGATGACATTCATCGGCAACCTCGGCTATGTGTTTGTCAGCATAACCGGCGGTATTTTCGTTCTTAACGGCACCCTTTTGATCGGAGGCGTGCAGGCTTTTATCCAATATACGCAGCAATTTTCCCAGCCGCTCGTTCAAGCTGCCGGAATCGCGAATACAATCCAATCGGCAATCGCATCCGCCGAAAGGGTGTTCAGTCTTTTGGACGAAGAAGAAGAAACCGGGGAGACGCCGGCTTCCATCGATACCGGCAAATTAAAAGGCGATGTATCGTTTGAACATGTCGCCTTCGGTTATGATAAAAACGTTCCGGTCATCCGCGACTTAAGCCTTCACGCCAAAGAAGGCCAGACGATTGCGATCGTCGGACCGACCGGCGCTGGAAAAACGACGATCATCAATTTGCTGATGCGTTTTTATGAACTAAACAAAGGCAGCATCAAGGTCGGCGGCACAGATATCAGCGAGCTGTCGCGCGAACAGGCGAGAAGCATGTTTGCGATGGTGTTACAGGACACATGGCTGTTCAACGGCACCATCCGGGAAAACATCGCTTACGGGCGTGAAGGCGCGACCGAAGAAGACATCATCAGAGCGGCAAAAGGCGCCTATGCCGACGATTTTATCCGCACCTTGCCGGACGGCTATGATACGGTACTTGGCGAAGATGCCCAAAACATCTCGCAAGGGCAACGGCAGCTCTTAACGATCGCGAGAGCCATTTTAGCTGATCCGAAGATTTTAATATTAGATGAAGCGACAAGCAGTGTCGACACCCGGACGGAAATGAATATTCAAAAAGCGATGAACAAACTGATGGCCAACCGTACGAGCTTTGTTATCGCCCACCGTCTTTCTACCATTAAAGATGCCGACATGATTCTTGTGATGAAAAACGGAGATATTATTGAAAAAGGCAGCCACGAAGAGCTGCTCCGCAAGAACGGATTTTATGCCGATTTGTATAACAGCCAGTTCTCCCGGGAAGAAGCCGTCAGCTAA
- a CDS encoding cytochrome P450, whose product MANSNSLQSSKHYANWIPMKEISSSNDRLFPFPIYNRIRKTSPVRYDDERKCFDIFSYEDVQFVLKNPKLFSSKRGGNMEGKSILTMDPPRHTKMRAIVNKAFTPKAVKELEPHIEEVTAFLFNEAKQKELFDVVDDLAAPLPVIIIAELLGVPAEDRLMFKHYSDILVAGAEDRSAEAAERMYKRREEGNRFLADYFKNIIKQRKKEPKDDLISLLLRAEVDGKSLTEEELLHFCIILLVAGNETTTNLIANSVRYLTEDKITQEAVRQDPSLVPVFVEEMLRYYPPVQAIGRTAAEDVDIGGVRIAKGSTVISWVASANRDELKFDDPDSFKLDRKSNPHMSFGFGIHFCLGAPLARLEAKVALDYLLRRAYMERDSSKELEAIQSPFVFGVRHLPVQLSQK is encoded by the coding sequence GTGGCAAATTCAAATTCACTTCAATCAAGCAAGCATTATGCCAATTGGATTCCGATGAAAGAAATCAGCTCGAGTAATGACCGGCTGTTTCCGTTTCCGATTTATAACCGGATCAGAAAGACGTCTCCTGTGCGTTACGATGATGAGCGAAAATGCTTTGATATCTTTTCTTATGAAGACGTTCAATTCGTGTTAAAAAACCCGAAGCTCTTCTCTTCAAAACGCGGCGGTAATATGGAAGGAAAAAGTATATTAACAATGGACCCGCCGAGACACACAAAAATGAGAGCCATCGTTAATAAAGCTTTTACGCCGAAAGCGGTGAAAGAGCTTGAACCGCATATCGAAGAAGTGACGGCTTTTTTATTTAACGAAGCGAAACAGAAAGAATTGTTTGATGTGGTGGACGACTTGGCTGCTCCTCTTCCCGTCATTATCATCGCTGAACTTTTAGGCGTTCCGGCTGAAGACCGCCTCATGTTTAAACATTATTCAGACATCCTTGTCGCAGGTGCGGAAGACCGCTCGGCTGAAGCCGCCGAACGGATGTACAAACGACGTGAAGAAGGCAATCGGTTTTTGGCGGATTATTTTAAAAACATTATCAAGCAGCGCAAAAAAGAGCCAAAAGACGACCTGATTTCGCTTTTACTGCGGGCGGAAGTTGACGGCAAATCGCTGACAGAAGAAGAACTGCTTCATTTTTGCATCATTCTTTTGGTCGCAGGCAATGAGACGACAACCAACTTGATCGCAAACAGCGTCCGCTATCTCACAGAAGATAAAATCACACAGGAAGCCGTAAGACAAGATCCGTCCCTCGTCCCTGTCTTTGTTGAAGAAATGCTGCGTTATTATCCGCCCGTGCAAGCGATCGGCCGCACGGCGGCAGAAGACGTTGATATCGGAGGCGTGAGGATTGCAAAGGGTTCTACAGTGATCAGCTGGGTCGCTTCAGCGAATCGTGACGAACTTAAGTTTGACGATCCTGACAGCTTCAAGCTTGATCGCAAATCAAACCCTCATATGAGCTTCGGCTTCGGCATCCATTTTTGCCTCGGCGCTCCCCTCGCCCGGCTTGAAGCGAAAGTCGCGCTCGATTACTTGCTGCGGCGCGCATACATGGAAAGGGACAGCTCTAAGGAGCTTGAAGCGATTCAAAGTCCGTTTGTTTTCGGCGTCCGCCATCTCCCCGTACAACTTTCACAAAAATAG
- a CDS encoding 3-ketoacyl-ACP reductase — MQSLQNKTALITGGGRGIGRATAIALAKEGVHIGLIGRTAANLEKAAEELKAFGVKVSVAAADVKDLTAVERAVQSVKEELGQIDILINNAGIGGFAGFLEQSPEEWENIIQVNLMGVYNVTRAVLPEMIERKAGDIINISSTAGQRGAAGTSAYSASKFAVLGLTESLMQEVRKHNIRVSALTPSTVATDLAIDSKLTDGNPERVMQPEDLAEYMVAQLKLHPRIFIKSAGMWSTNP, encoded by the coding sequence ATGCAATCCTTACAAAACAAAACCGCTCTGATTACAGGAGGGGGAAGAGGAATCGGCCGCGCCACAGCGATTGCCCTCGCAAAAGAAGGCGTACATATCGGCCTTATCGGCCGTACAGCTGCGAATCTTGAAAAAGCGGCAGAGGAATTGAAGGCGTTCGGTGTAAAAGTATCTGTAGCCGCAGCTGACGTAAAGGATTTAACAGCTGTAGAACGTGCAGTCCAATCCGTCAAAGAAGAGCTTGGACAAATCGATATTCTCATTAACAATGCCGGGATCGGCGGGTTTGCAGGATTTCTTGAGCAATCTCCCGAAGAATGGGAAAATATTATCCAGGTTAATCTGATGGGGGTTTACAATGTAACACGCGCCGTTCTGCCTGAAATGATTGAAAGAAAAGCCGGCGATATCATTAATATTTCTTCTACAGCCGGCCAAAGGGGAGCAGCCGGCACAAGCGCCTACAGTGCGTCTAAGTTCGCTGTGCTCGGGCTGACCGAATCGCTGATGCAGGAAGTCAGAAAGCACAATATCCGCGTGAGCGCCCTTACACCAAGCACGGTTGCGACGGATTTGGCAATCGACTCAAAATTGACAGACGGCAATCCGGAACGCGTCATGCAGCCTGAAGATCTGGCGGAATACATGGTTGCCCAGCTCAAACTGCATCCGCGCATTTTCATTAAATCAGCCGGCATGTGGTCTACAAATCCTTAA
- the ppsA gene encoding phosphoenolpyruvate synthase, whose protein sequence is MSHLVLGFHEMEKTQLPLVGGKGLHLGELSKIQGIQVPDGFCVTTAGFQKAIKQNKSFQALLDQLTMLKVEDRDQIGEISRKIRHTIMEIEIPSNVVKEVARYLSLLGDEHAYAVRSSATAEDLPHASFAGQQDTYLNIIGKDAILQHISKCWASLFTDRAVIYRMQNGFDHRQVYSSVIIQRMVFPQASGILFTADPITSNRKLLSIDAGFGLGEALVSGLVSADCYKVQNGQIVDKRIAAKKLAIYGRKQGGTETKRITPDQQKTQALTDGQILQLAHIGRQIEAHFGQPQDIEWCLDRDTFYIVQSRPITTLYPIPEANDQENHVYLSVGHQQMMTDPIKPLGLSFYLFITPAPMRKAGGRLFVDVAPRLTTRIGRETLLNTVGSDPLIKGALMTVIERDYIKLSPNDQTAPIPDRGNTDMLAQFENDPTIVSDLIKRSETSIEELKQNIQAKSGSDLFDFILEDIRQLKKILFDPQSTAVFMAAINATSWINENMNEWLGEKNAADTLSLSVPGNITSEMGLALMDVADVIRPYPEVIDYLQHAKDDNFLDELVKVDGGQEARGAIYAYLDKYGMRCAGEIDITRARWSEKPMTLVPMILNNMKNFEPNAGNRKFEQGRRVALEKEQELIERLKPLRDGEQKAKETKRMIDLIRNFIGYREYPKYGMVSRFFIYKQALLKEADQLVQAGVIHEKEDIYYLTFEEFHEAVRTKKIDDKIISIRKDEYKLYEKLTPPRVITSDGEIITGDYKRESLPANAIVGLPVSSGVIEGRARVILNMENADLEDGDILVTSFTDPGWTPLFVSIKSLVTEVGGLMTHGAVIAREYGLPAVVGVENATQLIKDGQRIRVHGTEGYIELL, encoded by the coding sequence ATGAGTCATTTGGTTCTCGGTTTTCACGAAATGGAAAAAACACAGCTTCCACTCGTTGGGGGAAAAGGATTGCATTTAGGGGAATTATCAAAAATTCAAGGGATACAAGTGCCAGACGGATTTTGTGTCACAACAGCAGGATTTCAAAAAGCCATCAAACAAAACAAATCGTTCCAAGCCTTGTTGGATCAACTGACAATGCTTAAAGTTGAGGATCGAGATCAAATCGGTGAAATCAGCAGGAAGATTCGACATACCATTATGGAAATCGAAATTCCTTCCAATGTTGTGAAAGAAGTGGCTCGCTATCTCTCCCTGCTTGGCGATGAACATGCTTATGCTGTGCGTTCCAGCGCGACAGCTGAAGATTTGCCGCACGCCTCTTTTGCCGGTCAACAAGACACTTATTTAAATATCATCGGAAAAGATGCGATCTTGCAGCATATCAGCAAATGTTGGGCTTCTCTATTTACGGATCGAGCGGTCATCTACCGCATGCAAAATGGATTTGACCATCGTCAAGTTTATTCATCCGTTATCATTCAAAGAATGGTTTTCCCGCAGGCTTCAGGGATATTATTTACCGCTGATCCCATTACTTCAAACCGAAAACTGCTATCCATCGATGCCGGTTTTGGTCTTGGGGAAGCACTGGTCTCCGGCTTGGTCTCTGCCGATTGTTATAAAGTGCAAAACGGGCAAATCGTCGATAAGAGAATAGCAGCCAAGAAATTGGCGATTTATGGGCGAAAACAAGGCGGAACAGAGACAAAGCGGATTACGCCTGATCAGCAAAAGACGCAAGCCCTTACTGACGGGCAAATTTTACAACTGGCACACATCGGAAGACAGATCGAAGCACATTTCGGCCAGCCGCAAGATATCGAATGGTGTTTGGACCGCGATACATTTTATATTGTCCAGAGCCGGCCGATCACTACTTTATACCCGATCCCTGAAGCGAATGATCAAGAAAATCACGTCTATCTATCTGTCGGTCATCAGCAAATGATGACGGATCCCATAAAACCACTGGGATTGTCTTTTTACCTGTTCATTACTCCAGCACCTATGCGCAAGGCCGGCGGGAGGTTGTTTGTTGATGTTGCGCCTAGGCTTACTACACGTATCGGCCGGGAAACTTTATTAAATACCGTAGGATCCGATCCGCTCATAAAAGGCGCACTCATGACCGTAATAGAGCGAGATTATATAAAATTGTCACCAAATGATCAAACAGCACCGATTCCTGACAGAGGGAATACGGATATGCTGGCGCAATTCGAGAACGATCCGACAATCGTTTCTGATTTGATTAAGCGCAGTGAAACATCGATAGAAGAGTTAAAACAAAATATCCAAGCGAAATCGGGATCGGATTTGTTTGATTTTATTCTGGAAGATATCCGGCAATTAAAGAAGATATTATTTGACCCGCAAAGTACGGCAGTGTTTATGGCTGCTATAAATGCTACATCATGGATCAATGAAAACATGAACGAGTGGTTAGGCGAAAAAAACGCAGCAGATACTCTTTCTCTATCTGTACCGGGTAATATTACTTCGGAAATGGGTCTGGCGCTAATGGATGTCGCGGATGTGATTCGCCCTTATCCAGAAGTGATTGATTATTTGCAGCATGCAAAAGATGATAACTTTTTGGATGAGCTGGTGAAGGTTGATGGCGGACAGGAAGCTAGGGGCGCCATCTATGCTTATCTTGACAAATACGGAATGCGCTGTGCCGGAGAAATCGATATTACAAGAGCTCGTTGGAGTGAAAAACCAATGACACTTGTTCCCATGATTCTGAATAACATGAAGAACTTTGAGCCTAATGCCGGCAATCGAAAGTTTGAGCAAGGGCGGCGTGTTGCTTTGGAAAAAGAACAAGAGTTAATAGAGCGATTGAAGCCATTACGGGATGGTGAACAAAAAGCCAAAGAAACAAAACGAATGATCGACCTCATCCGGAATTTCATCGGCTACCGGGAATATCCAAAATACGGAATGGTCAGCCGCTTCTTCATTTATAAGCAGGCTTTACTGAAAGAAGCCGATCAACTCGTACAAGCGGGCGTTATTCATGAAAAGGAAGATATATACTACCTCACTTTTGAAGAATTTCACGAAGCCGTTCGCACAAAAAAAATAGATGACAAGATCATCAGCATACGAAAAGACGAGTACAAATTATATGAAAAACTAACCCCGCCACGTGTGATCACGTCTGATGGTGAAATCATTACAGGTGATTACAAACGAGAAAGTTTGCCGGCGAATGCGATTGTAGGTCTACCTGTTTCTTCCGGAGTGATAGAAGGAAGAGCGCGTGTCATTTTAAACATGGAAAATGCCGATCTGGAAGACGGAGATATATTAGTCACCTCCTTTACCGATCCTGGCTGGACACCATTATTTGTATCCATAAAAAGCCTGGTCACTGAAGTTGGCGGACTGATGACCCATGGAGCAGTTATCGCACGCGAATATGGCCTGCCGGCAGTGGTCGGAGTGGAGAATGCTACCCAACTGATAAAAGATGGGCAGCGAATTCGCGTGCACGGCACAGAAGGGTATATCGAATTATTGTAA
- a CDS encoding MarR family winged helix-turn-helix transcriptional regulator, protein MKQDKVGRETVEQLIEAFNRLRYAEMKQSFPSVEWKKTEAKALMFLNEANGEGKMASEISRALHVTSPFVTQLLNRMEKKGLVLRRIDEDDRRIVRIFLTDEGKKAADDALKGLNRWFLQLSRFLGEAESRHFADLIHKLSEFIEQGEKTSEKKVEK, encoded by the coding sequence ATGAAACAAGATAAAGTCGGCCGCGAGACCGTTGAGCAGTTGATCGAAGCTTTCAACAGGCTGCGTTATGCGGAAATGAAACAGTCATTTCCTTCAGTTGAATGGAAAAAGACTGAGGCGAAAGCGCTGATGTTTTTAAATGAAGCAAACGGTGAAGGAAAAATGGCATCCGAAATCAGCCGCGCTTTGCATGTCACCTCCCCCTTCGTCACGCAGCTGTTGAACAGAATGGAAAAAAAAGGACTCGTTTTACGGCGCATAGATGAGGATGACAGGCGGATCGTCCGGATTTTTCTAACCGATGAAGGAAAAAAAGCGGCTGACGATGCGCTTAAAGGCCTGAACCGATGGTTCTTGCAGCTCTCGCGGTTTCTGGGCGAGGCTGAAAGCAGGCACTTCGCCGATCTGATTCATAAGCTGTCCGAGTTTATCGAACAAGGAGAAAAAACAAGTGAAAAGAAGGTTGAAAAATGA
- a CDS encoding ABC transporter ATP-binding protein — protein MISLLKYLKPYKLQVILVAVFTLLSSVLELYLPTLMADVVDVGIVNSDMPFILKTGGWMIACSLLAIMMTVGKAFFASKTALGFGRDIRRKLFVKVEHHSMDEFGKISSASLITRTTNDVKQVQDVLNMMLSLMTRAPLMLVGGIVLAVSRDAKLSIIFLAALPILAGLIFLITRKAVPLFGVLQKKTDRLNLVLREGLTGVRVIRAFNRVDQEKVRFQKANEEFRDTGIAVNRIMAFLFPVMMIMMNFTNIAIIWFGGIRIDQGSMQVGNLMAFLQYASMILIALIMLAMTFVMIPRAQASAGRINEVLLTEPSITDPKEPQKDSGLRGYVEFQNVTFRYAGAEKPVLEDISFKAKPGETTAIIGSTGAGKTTILQLIPRFFDIEKGTVLVNGTDVRKMAQKELRAKIGYVPQKASIFSGTIKDNIRFGKEDATDEEILEALETAQAAEFVEGKENGIESEIEQAGANLSGGQKQRLSIARALVRKPEIYLFDDSFSALDYKTDQKLRKALKKTTADAAVIIVAQRVSTITDADQIIVLNEGKIAGIGTHQQLLAENGIYQEIVASQQAEEESA, from the coding sequence ATGATCTCACTCTTAAAATATTTAAAGCCCTATAAGCTGCAAGTGATTCTCGTCGCTGTTTTTACTTTGCTGAGCAGTGTGCTTGAGCTTTATTTGCCGACGTTGATGGCTGATGTCGTTGATGTCGGAATCGTAAACAGTGATATGCCATTTATTTTGAAAACCGGCGGCTGGATGATCGCCTGCTCCCTTCTGGCCATCATGATGACTGTCGGAAAAGCGTTTTTCGCTTCGAAAACAGCCCTCGGCTTTGGAAGAGATATCAGGCGCAAACTGTTTGTCAAAGTTGAACACCATTCAATGGATGAATTCGGAAAAATCAGTTCTGCTTCTCTCATTACCCGTACCACCAATGATGTCAAGCAGGTCCAAGATGTGCTCAACATGATGCTTTCATTGATGACGAGAGCGCCGTTAATGCTGGTCGGCGGTATTGTGCTTGCGGTTTCCAGAGATGCCAAGCTGTCGATTATATTTCTGGCCGCTCTCCCGATACTTGCAGGGCTGATTTTTCTCATTACAAGAAAAGCTGTCCCCTTATTCGGCGTCCTGCAAAAAAAGACGGATCGTCTCAACCTTGTTCTCAGGGAAGGTTTGACGGGCGTTCGTGTCATTCGCGCGTTTAACCGCGTTGATCAAGAAAAAGTCCGGTTTCAAAAAGCGAACGAAGAATTTCGCGATACAGGCATCGCCGTCAACAGAATCATGGCTTTTCTATTCCCTGTCATGATGATTATGATGAATTTCACGAACATCGCGATTATCTGGTTCGGAGGCATCCGCATCGATCAAGGCAGCATGCAGGTCGGGAACTTAATGGCTTTCCTTCAATATGCATCGATGATTCTAATTGCGCTGATCATGCTTGCGATGACATTCGTGATGATCCCAAGGGCTCAGGCATCTGCCGGCCGCATTAATGAAGTGCTGTTAACAGAGCCTTCGATTACCGATCCGAAAGAGCCGCAGAAAGACAGCGGCTTGCGCGGTTATGTTGAGTTTCAGAATGTGACTTTTCGTTATGCCGGGGCCGAAAAGCCCGTTCTCGAAGATATCTCGTTCAAGGCAAAGCCGGGTGAGACGACTGCGATCATCGGCAGCACAGGAGCGGGAAAAACGACGATTCTTCAATTGATCCCGAGATTTTTCGATATTGAAAAAGGAACTGTGCTAGTCAACGGAACAGATGTCAGAAAGATGGCGCAAAAGGAGCTTCGCGCGAAAATCGGCTATGTCCCGCAAAAAGCTTCAATATTCAGCGGGACGATTAAAGACAATATCCGCTTTGGCAAAGAAGATGCAACAGATGAAGAAATTCTGGAAGCACTTGAAACGGCACAGGCTGCCGAGTTTGTAGAAGGCAAGGAAAACGGAATTGAATCTGAAATCGAGCAGGCCGGAGCCAATCTTTCAGGCGGCCAGAAACAGCGGCTTTCCATCGCCAGGGCATTAGTCAGAAAACCGGAAATTTATTTATTTGACGACAGCTTTTCGGCGCTTGATTACAAAACGGATCAAAAGCTGAGAAAAGCGCTGAAGAAAACAACCGCTGATGCCGCCGTCATCATCGTTGCCCAAAGGGTAAGCACGATTACGGATGCGGATCAAATCATCGTTTTAAATGAAGGAAAAATAGCCGGCATCGGCACTCATCAACAATTGCTTGCTGAAAACGGCATTTACCAGGAAATCGTCGCATCACAGCAGGCTGAGGAGGAAAGCGCATGA
- a CDS encoding MDR family MFS transporter: MEKNLNSKAILVTFMIGAFFAILNETLLNIALTELMEVFHVDAPTVQWLATGFMLVMGVLMPISALLIQWFTTRQMFIGVMSIFLAGTVIAACAVNFPMLLTGRMIQAVGTGLLIPIIMNALLLIYRPEVRGKIMGTFGLVIMFAPAIGPTFSGVIVDILGWRWLFIIVIPFAVFSILFAVKYLQNVGEPTRPRADFLSIILSTIGIGGIVYGFSSAGEAQEGFQSPLIIGVIIISLISIVLFVLRQLKLEQPLLDVRVFAYKNYTRGVCLFVIVIMAMFASEIVMPMYLQGPLGFSAKAAGLLLLPGALLNGLMSPAMGALFDKFGPRKLIIPGTIVLVGVMFFFSRINPSVPIWAFIIVYIILMLSISAIMMPAQTNALNELPKHLYPHGTAISNTLQPVAGALGVSVFVSIMSQGQKSYLAGQEAASKQIVHEAMTHGVHHAYWFALALSCIAFFTALFIKKAVAPDFDKE; the protein is encoded by the coding sequence ATGGAGAAAAATTTAAATTCCAAAGCAATATTAGTCACCTTCATGATTGGTGCATTTTTTGCAATATTAAACGAAACGCTGTTGAACATAGCATTAACAGAGCTGATGGAAGTCTTTCACGTTGATGCCCCGACCGTTCAATGGCTGGCAACCGGATTTATGCTTGTAATGGGTGTGTTAATGCCTATTTCCGCTTTACTGATTCAATGGTTCACGACAAGACAGATGTTTATCGGCGTTATGTCGATTTTTTTAGCAGGAACCGTCATTGCCGCTTGTGCAGTGAATTTCCCGATGCTCTTGACGGGGCGCATGATTCAGGCAGTCGGTACGGGACTCTTGATCCCCATTATTATGAACGCCCTCTTGCTGATTTACCGGCCTGAAGTCCGCGGGAAAATCATGGGGACGTTCGGACTGGTCATCATGTTTGCTCCGGCGATCGGACCCACTTTTTCGGGCGTTATTGTTGACATCCTCGGCTGGCGCTGGCTGTTTATCATCGTTATTCCTTTTGCAGTATTTTCAATTCTGTTTGCGGTAAAGTATTTGCAAAATGTCGGAGAACCGACGCGCCCGCGGGCTGATTTTTTATCGATCATACTCTCAACCATCGGGATCGGCGGAATCGTATACGGATTCAGCAGTGCCGGAGAGGCTCAGGAAGGGTTTCAGTCCCCTCTGATCATCGGTGTGATCATCATCAGCCTGATCAGCATCGTGTTGTTCGTGCTTCGGCAGTTGAAACTTGAACAACCGTTGCTTGATGTGCGTGTGTTCGCCTATAAAAATTACACGCGCGGGGTCTGCCTTTTTGTGATTGTCATTATGGCGATGTTCGCTTCCGAAATTGTGATGCCGATGTATTTGCAAGGGCCGCTCGGTTTTTCAGCAAAAGCAGCAGGTCTTTTGCTTTTGCCCGGAGCCTTGCTAAACGGTCTCATGTCGCCGGCTATGGGCGCTTTGTTCGATAAGTTCGGCCCGAGAAAACTCATCATTCCAGGTACGATCGTTCTCGTCGGCGTGATGTTTTTCTTCAGCAGGATCAATCCTTCGGTGCCGATTTGGGCGTTCATTATTGTATACATCATCTTGATGCTGTCCATCTCGGCCATCATGATGCCCGCACAGACGAATGCATTAAACGAATTGCCGAAGCATTTATATCCTCATGGAACGGCAATTTCCAATACTCTTCAGCCTGTTGCAGGCGCACTCGGTGTTTCGGTGTTCGTCAGCATCATGAGCCAGGGACAGAAAAGCTATCTTGCCGGCCAAGAAGCAGCCAGCAAACAAATCGTGCATGAAGCGATGACTCATGGTGTTCACCATGCCTACTGGTTTGCGCTCGCTTTAAGCTGTATCGCTTTCTTTACCGCTTTATTTATTAAAAAAGCGGTCGCGCCTGATTTTGATAAAGAATAA